The Nitrospira tepida genome includes a window with the following:
- a CDS encoding glycosyltransferase family 4 protein, producing the protein MKSPALLSRPREGRHTKILFVHGIGEIGGAERELLAYVEHLGSFGYVPAVICPERGPLAMELKQRGIPVHGADFPAWRKMWSFPRRKPAVRLLRHLIEDLKPSLIHVNDLWWVPQTLRALHAARVPVAAHLRQDLDVSKVAQYELARLDCVLAVSTQVAGTLEAGGVKRDRIRVLHSGLDGRWVGAEMDGAGSAVRRRLGIADHAVVIGTVGNIFPRKGYDIMLRALPEILAAVPDVHYLVLGQGDEEHERSLRLQCRDLGLTGRVHFLGFERQVRALLDAMNLYVQPSLMEGFGIAVLEAMARERAVVASRTGGLPDIVVNGETGLLVPPGDVGELARAVTALLKDPDGRKEMGRKGRQRVMKQFTVEAMMNGLSSVYAGLIQGPVEPSSIGAPL; encoded by the coding sequence GTGAAATCTCCGGCCTTGTTGTCCCGGCCCCGCGAGGGGCGACACACGAAGATCCTCTTCGTCCACGGCATCGGCGAGATCGGCGGGGCCGAGCGGGAGCTGCTGGCCTATGTCGAGCACTTGGGATCGTTCGGGTATGTTCCGGCCGTGATTTGTCCGGAACGCGGCCCCCTGGCGATGGAGCTGAAGCAGCGCGGCATCCCGGTCCACGGCGCTGATTTCCCCGCCTGGAGAAAGATGTGGAGCTTCCCTCGCCGAAAGCCGGCGGTTCGCCTGTTGCGGCATCTCATCGAGGACCTCAAGCCCTCCCTGATCCATGTCAACGATCTCTGGTGGGTCCCGCAGACCCTGCGCGCCCTCCATGCCGCTCGCGTTCCGGTGGCGGCGCATCTCAGGCAGGACCTGGACGTGTCCAAGGTCGCCCAATATGAACTGGCCAGGTTGGACTGTGTGTTGGCGGTATCCACCCAGGTGGCCGGCACGTTGGAGGCGGGCGGCGTGAAACGGGACCGCATCCGTGTGCTGCACAGCGGACTCGACGGCCGCTGGGTGGGCGCGGAGATGGACGGAGCCGGGTCCGCTGTACGGCGCCGGCTGGGGATCGCCGACCACGCCGTCGTGATCGGCACCGTGGGCAACATTTTTCCGCGGAAGGGCTACGACATCATGCTCCGCGCGCTGCCCGAAATCCTGGCCGCAGTGCCGGATGTCCATTATCTGGTTCTCGGACAGGGCGATGAGGAACATGAGCGGAGCTTAAGGCTCCAGTGCCGCGATTTGGGCCTGACCGGCCGCGTCCATTTCCTCGGGTTCGAGCGGCAGGTCCGAGCCCTTCTTGACGCCATGAACCTGTACGTGCAGCCCTCCCTCATGGAGGGATTCGGCATTGCGGTGCTGGAAGCGATGGCGAGGGAAAGGGCGGTGGTGGCCTCCCGGACCGGGGGCTTGCCCGACATCGTCGTGAACGGAGAGACCGGGTTATTGGTGCCGCCCGGGGATGTCGGCGAACTGGCGCGGGCCGTCACGGCCCTGCTGAAGGACCCTGACGGTCGCAAGGAAATGGGACGGAAAGGCCGGCAGCGGGTGATGAAGCAATTCACCGTGGAGGCCATGATGAATGGCCTGTCCTCCGTCTATGCCGGGCTCATCCAGGGGCCGGTGGAACCGTCTTCCATCGGAGCCCCGCTGTGA
- a CDS encoding glycosyltransferase translates to MKVSGFTFCRNAVKYDYPVTESIRSILPIVDEFIVNVGRCEDGTRELIESINDPKIRIIDSVWDETLRQGGLIYSQQTNIALSHCRGDWAFYLQADEVIHEDHLPGIVRSMARHVNNPAVKGLLFRYLHFVGDYWSLNPWYYHKAVRIIRNNGEVESCGDAVGFHEKATQRYLQNGPKEWLASSGALVFHYGWVKAPVTMTAKKREQTAVYHGDAPPPSESRWFTSEAAEFEHYDILKDFRGRHPAVMQDRIAAARRLKPRVNRWLNWRFYREIAQRGFRG, encoded by the coding sequence ATGAAGGTCAGCGGGTTCACATTCTGTCGGAACGCGGTCAAATACGACTATCCGGTGACGGAGTCCATCCGATCCATCCTGCCGATCGTCGATGAATTCATCGTCAATGTCGGGCGGTGCGAGGACGGCACCCGCGAGTTGATCGAGTCCATCAACGATCCGAAGATCCGGATCATCGACTCGGTGTGGGACGAGACCTTGCGGCAAGGCGGGCTGATCTATTCGCAACAGACGAACATCGCCTTGTCCCATTGCCGCGGGGACTGGGCGTTCTACCTCCAGGCCGACGAAGTGATTCATGAGGACCATCTGCCGGGCATCGTCCGTTCCATGGCCAGGCACGTGAACAATCCGGCGGTGAAGGGCCTCCTCTTTCGCTACCTGCATTTCGTCGGCGATTACTGGTCCCTGAACCCCTGGTACTACCATAAGGCGGTGCGGATCATCCGCAACAACGGCGAAGTCGAATCCTGCGGCGACGCGGTCGGCTTTCATGAGAAGGCGACGCAGCGCTATCTGCAAAACGGGCCGAAGGAATGGCTCGCCTCATCCGGCGCCCTGGTGTTCCATTACGGCTGGGTCAAGGCTCCGGTGACGATGACGGCCAAGAAGCGGGAACAGACCGCCGTCTACCACGGGGACGCGCCTCCGCCGTCGGAGTCACGTTGGTTTACGTCCGAGGCGGCCGAGTTCGAGCACTATGACATCCTCAAGGATTTTCGCGGCCGCCATCCGGCTGTGATGCAGGACCGGATCGCTGCGGCCCGGCGCTTGAAACCGAGGGTCAATCGATGGCTCAACTGGCGTTTTTATAGGGAGATTGCGCAACGTGGATTCCGAGGGTAA
- a CDS encoding glycosyltransferase family 2 protein has translation MMETASPKVSAVIMAYNDEPNMRACLESVTWADEIVVVDSFSTDRTAVIAKEFTDRIFQHEFRGFGRLRNEATARASHDWIFSLDTDERATPEVRDEVRRTMVSGQADAYFIPRKNFFLGRWIRHCGFYPDYRQPQLFRKGSVRYREGDVVHEGFDITGKAGYFTQAIFQYPFRNIDHYLAKMDRYSDLMARRMAAQGRRFRPHQLVSHPLFTFLKMYVGRSGWRDGMPGLILSGLYGYYTFLKYAKFWEIQVSGSSKCLASSGKG, from the coding sequence ATGATGGAAACCGCGTCGCCGAAGGTTTCGGCCGTCATCATGGCCTACAACGACGAGCCGAACATGCGGGCCTGCCTGGAGTCGGTGACGTGGGCGGATGAAATCGTCGTGGTGGATTCCTTCAGCACGGACCGAACGGCGGTGATCGCGAAGGAGTTCACCGACAGGATTTTTCAACACGAGTTTCGAGGGTTCGGCCGGCTCCGGAACGAGGCCACGGCCCGAGCCTCGCACGACTGGATCTTCAGCCTCGATACGGACGAGCGCGCCACGCCGGAGGTGCGCGATGAAGTGCGGCGCACGATGGTTTCCGGTCAGGCCGATGCCTATTTCATTCCGCGCAAGAATTTTTTTCTGGGCCGGTGGATCCGCCACTGCGGCTTCTATCCCGACTACCGGCAGCCGCAACTGTTCCGCAAGGGGAGCGTTCGGTACCGGGAGGGGGATGTCGTGCACGAAGGGTTCGACATCACCGGCAAGGCGGGGTATTTCACCCAGGCGATCTTCCAATACCCGTTCCGCAATATCGATCACTACCTGGCCAAGATGGACCGGTATTCGGACCTGATGGCCAGGCGCATGGCCGCGCAGGGCCGCCGGTTCCGCCCGCACCAACTGGTCAGCCACCCGCTCTTTACGTTTCTGAAGATGTACGTCGGCAGAAGCGGCTGGCGTGACGGGATGCCGGGGTTGATCCTCTCCGGCTTGTACGGCTACTACACCTTCCTGAAGTACGCGAAGTTTTGGGAGATTCAGGTGAGTGGCTCAAGTAAATGTTTAGCTTCAAGTGGGAAGGGGTGA
- a CDS encoding glycosyltransferase family 2 protein, translating to MPAVTALVIAKNEAHNIPACLESVQWAGEQIVVDAQSTDRTVELAEQAGARVFVRPWPGYGPQKNFGIEQASSEWVLIVDADERVPDALAREIQTVLAAEVPADVAAFEVPRRNFFYGRWIQGGGMYPDHQIRLIRRAACRYDDTKLHERLLFQGRVLRLSNPMDHHTMPTVAHHARKVVAYSTLGAAEKLKRRSRVTAAQIAGHHLGTIAKTYVLRGGWRDGVHGLVVALFAGMFTFLKYAKAWESIAAGDGGDR from the coding sequence ATGCCGGCGGTCACTGCGCTGGTCATCGCCAAGAACGAGGCGCACAACATCCCGGCCTGTCTGGAGTCCGTTCAATGGGCGGGCGAACAGATCGTGGTGGACGCCCAGAGCACGGACCGGACGGTGGAGCTGGCTGAACAGGCCGGCGCCCGTGTCTTCGTCCGGCCTTGGCCAGGGTACGGGCCGCAGAAAAATTTCGGGATCGAACAGGCAAGCAGCGAGTGGGTACTGATCGTGGATGCCGACGAGCGGGTGCCGGACGCCCTTGCGCGCGAAATCCAGACGGTCCTCGCCGCGGAAGTCCCGGCGGACGTGGCGGCCTTCGAGGTCCCCAGGCGCAACTTCTTTTACGGCCGCTGGATCCAAGGGGGAGGGATGTATCCGGATCATCAAATCCGGCTGATCCGGCGAGCCGCTTGCCGGTACGACGATACCAAGTTGCATGAGCGGCTGCTGTTCCAAGGGCGCGTCCTCCGGCTGTCGAATCCGATGGATCACCACACGATGCCCACGGTGGCCCACCACGCGCGGAAGGTCGTCGCCTATTCCACGCTCGGCGCCGCGGAGAAGCTCAAACGCCGGTCCCGCGTGACGGCGGCTCAGATCGCCGGCCATCACCTCGGCACGATCGCCAAGACCTATGTCCTGCGGGGCGGATGGCGTGACGGGGTGCACGGCCTTGTGGTCGCGCTGTTTGCCGGCATGTTCACGTTCCTGAAATACGCCAAGGCCTGGGAGTCGATCGCGGCCGGCGACGGGGGGGACCGGTGA
- the rfaQ gene encoding putative lipopolysaccharide heptosyltransferase III: MRVGIYATPAVRDRGGIGWYVYYLLRGLLRLNEDFELVCYVDRGSLDLGRLDAWASDPRVRWRETPRWAIKFRAQRDGLDLYHGTNFRLQTVGRYGGVVTIYDGWLDRHPEYSTRLFGQRSAASRTSRAVWRARKVVTISQFSAREITELYGLPAERIEVVYCGVSEEFRPLRDPAAMAMLREKLALSPDEGFVLFVGGADPRKNHRVFLQAAAGQAARLGRRKLILVGDPVHRFGNYLETAKAVGLEGRVICPGRVSGMELRLLYSHADLFVFPSLYEGFGMPVLEAMACGAPVVTSDRSSLPEVAGDAALLANPDDPAELGQAMARALEDRALRDSLVAKGFERAKLFRWEESARQVMRVYRELCPPACSSGSCSSGNAASGDPHQHRPRIVSQSLAPDRSVGPALVPRPMSMRNILLLKLRYIGDVLLATPILRALRQALPDSRVTVAVYPGTEDVLRHNPDVAEVLLVDRSRFGTQAQFYHEVRKRGFDCVIDMTGNDRAEFTCLLSNIPVRIGFRESRRWRGWLAYTHEVDSPPEGTHRISRDLALLAPLGITAKPEPPTVWLTKEEEEQGGRLLQELGISPDGRLLVMFHPGARYWFKAWPAERFAQLADRLSSEAGCRVLIGGGAREQAVAAQIQELARCRPINITGRVDLRQFAAIVKCCALYIGNDNGSMHLAAAVGTPVIGLFGPSSPSEWTPYGTAEVTTIYKGLDCRDCYHPTCMRGEQSCMRQITVDEVFETARRLLSMPSGSRAQSVGDGSQERSA; the protein is encoded by the coding sequence GTGAGGGTCGGAATCTATGCGACGCCGGCGGTGCGGGACCGGGGAGGGATCGGGTGGTACGTCTATTACCTCCTGCGCGGGCTTCTGCGGTTGAACGAAGATTTCGAGTTGGTCTGTTATGTCGATCGCGGCTCGCTCGATCTCGGCAGGCTCGATGCCTGGGCTTCCGATCCACGGGTACGCTGGCGCGAGACCCCGCGTTGGGCGATCAAATTCCGGGCGCAGCGGGACGGGCTGGACCTCTACCATGGGACCAACTTTCGCCTGCAAACGGTCGGGCGGTACGGAGGGGTCGTGACGATCTACGACGGATGGCTGGACCGCCATCCGGAATATTCCACGCGATTGTTCGGCCAGCGCAGCGCGGCCTCCCGGACCAGCCGCGCGGTCTGGCGGGCGCGCAAGGTCGTGACGATCTCGCAATTCTCGGCGCGGGAAATCACGGAGCTGTACGGCCTGCCTGCGGAGCGGATCGAGGTGGTCTATTGCGGCGTCTCGGAGGAGTTCCGCCCGCTGCGCGATCCTGCGGCGATGGCGATGTTGCGCGAAAAACTGGCGCTCTCCCCTGACGAGGGATTCGTGCTCTTCGTCGGAGGCGCGGATCCGCGCAAGAATCACCGGGTGTTCCTACAGGCGGCGGCTGGGCAAGCTGCGCGGCTGGGGCGGCGCAAGCTGATCCTGGTTGGGGACCCAGTCCACCGGTTCGGGAATTATCTGGAGACCGCGAAGGCCGTGGGGCTGGAGGGTCGCGTCATCTGTCCGGGACGGGTGTCGGGGATGGAACTTCGGCTGCTCTATTCCCACGCGGATCTGTTTGTCTTTCCGTCCCTCTATGAGGGGTTCGGCATGCCGGTGTTGGAGGCCATGGCCTGCGGGGCGCCGGTGGTGACCTCCGACCGCTCGTCCCTGCCCGAAGTTGCCGGGGATGCGGCCCTGTTGGCGAACCCGGACGACCCCGCGGAGTTGGGGCAGGCTATGGCGCGGGCCCTTGAGGATCGCGCCTTGCGGGACTCTCTGGTCGCAAAAGGCTTTGAGCGGGCCAAGCTGTTCAGGTGGGAGGAATCGGCCCGGCAGGTCATGCGCGTCTATCGGGAACTCTGCCCTCCGGCCTGCTCCTCCGGTTCCTGTTCGTCCGGAAACGCCGCGTCCGGCGACCCCCACCAGCACCGGCCGCGCATCGTGAGCCAGTCTCTCGCACCGGATCGTTCCGTTGGGCCTGCTCTGGTGCCGCGCCCGATGTCGATGCGGAATATTCTGCTCCTGAAGCTGCGCTACATCGGGGATGTCCTGCTCGCCACCCCGATCCTGCGGGCTCTGCGTCAGGCGCTTCCGGATAGCCGTGTGACGGTTGCGGTGTACCCCGGGACTGAAGACGTGCTGCGGCACAACCCTGACGTGGCGGAGGTCCTGCTCGTCGATCGAAGCCGCTTCGGCACGCAGGCGCAGTTCTATCACGAGGTCCGGAAGCGAGGGTTCGATTGCGTGATCGACATGACCGGCAACGACCGGGCCGAATTCACCTGCCTGTTGAGCAACATTCCGGTCCGCATCGGATTTCGTGAATCGCGGCGGTGGCGGGGCTGGCTGGCCTACACGCACGAAGTCGATTCGCCTCCGGAGGGCACCCATCGAATCAGCCGGGATCTGGCGCTGCTGGCCCCGCTCGGGATCACGGCCAAGCCGGAACCTCCGACGGTGTGGTTAACGAAAGAGGAAGAGGAGCAGGGCGGGCGGTTGCTCCAAGAATTGGGCATCTCACCGGATGGCCGGCTTCTCGTCATGTTCCATCCCGGCGCCCGATACTGGTTCAAGGCCTGGCCGGCCGAGCGGTTTGCCCAGTTGGCCGATCGGCTCTCTTCGGAGGCCGGTTGTAGGGTCTTGATCGGCGGCGGCGCGCGGGAGCAGGCCGTGGCGGCTCAGATACAGGAACTGGCCCGCTGTCGCCCGATCAATATCACCGGACGAGTCGATCTCAGGCAGTTCGCCGCCATCGTGAAATGCTGCGCCCTATACATCGGCAACGACAATGGCTCGATGCACCTGGCCGCAGCCGTCGGGACGCCGGTCATCGGGCTCTTTGGGCCGTCTTCCCCCTCGGAATGGACGCCGTACGGGACGGCGGAGGTGACGACCATCTACAAGGGGCTGGATTGCAGGGACTGTTACCATCCCACCTGCATGCGCGGCGAGCAAAGCTGCATGAGGCAGATCACGGTCGACGAAGTGTTTGAGACGGCACGACGCCTGTTGTCCATGCCGTCAGGAAGCCGGGCACAATCCGTCGGCGACGGCTCACAGGAGCGATCCGCATGA
- a CDS encoding glycosyltransferase family 2 protein, which yields MNPGPVVAGEPSATAGSGLMTSLVIPVYNQLDYTRRCLDSIHRWTDVPIEVIVVDNASADGTRDYLKTVPAQVIANDSNLGCAKAWNQGVRASTGQVIGILNNDIVVTPGWLRGLLAFMQSGRYGIVSPSAREGPLDYDLERYAAEFTRRCAGAIRKEIYGACMLIDRRVFEQVGLFDEAFTYGGCEDVDFLWRAREAGWQAAMTGSVLIHHFSMVTQDAIKNKQSRTYPTANLAHFTAKWNRTVRGNWLERRWTGLRSVVTARYERLRYGHALIEKPTPAGASASGIKPTP from the coding sequence GTGAACCCCGGCCCGGTGGTTGCCGGGGAGCCGTCCGCGACGGCGGGCTCCGGCCTGATGACCAGTCTGGTGATCCCGGTCTACAATCAGCTCGACTATACGCGCCGGTGTCTGGATTCCATTCACCGCTGGACCGATGTTCCTATTGAGGTGATCGTCGTGGACAATGCCTCGGCGGACGGCACGCGCGACTATTTGAAGACGGTGCCGGCGCAGGTGATCGCCAACGACAGCAACCTGGGCTGCGCCAAGGCCTGGAACCAAGGGGTCCGGGCTTCCACGGGCCAGGTCATCGGCATCCTCAACAACGACATCGTGGTGACGCCGGGCTGGTTGAGAGGCTTGCTGGCGTTCATGCAGAGCGGCCGCTATGGCATCGTGTCTCCATCGGCCCGCGAGGGGCCGCTCGATTATGATCTGGAACGGTATGCCGCGGAGTTTACCCGCCGGTGCGCCGGGGCCATTCGAAAGGAGATCTACGGGGCCTGCATGCTGATCGACCGCCGGGTTTTTGAGCAGGTCGGACTGTTCGACGAAGCCTTTACCTACGGCGGCTGCGAAGACGTGGATTTTCTCTGGCGCGCCCGTGAAGCCGGATGGCAGGCGGCGATGACCGGCTCGGTGCTGATCCACCACTTCAGCATGGTGACGCAGGACGCGATCAAGAACAAACAGAGCCGGACCTATCCGACCGCCAACCTGGCCCATTTCACCGCCAAGTGGAACCGGACTGTCCGCGGCAATTGGCTGGAGCGCCGCTGGACCGGCTTGCGGAGCGTTGTGACCGCCCGCTATGAGCGGCTGAGATACGGCCATGCCTTGATCGAAAAACCGACGCCGGCGGGCGCGTCGGCCTCAGGGATCAAGCCGACGCCGTAG
- a CDS encoding CatB-related O-acetyltransferase: protein MGRVRDFLVKIGLRAPRPSRTIMGNNPDYQGFSIGEWSYGHPRVPRGEDGTTLTVGRFCSFASGVTILTGFNHRTDWVSTYPFQVMVGDKMRLPYPSVSKGDVVIGNDVWVGTDALILSGVTIGNGAVIGARSVVTKNVPPYAIVAGSPARVVKYRFDQQTIEALLAIAWWDWPPAKIEEALPLLMSSDLKAFIRRYGVPQP, encoded by the coding sequence ATGGGAAGGGTGAGGGACTTTCTGGTGAAGATCGGATTGAGAGCGCCGCGGCCGTCTCGGACGATCATGGGCAACAATCCCGACTACCAGGGGTTCTCCATCGGCGAATGGAGCTACGGCCATCCCCGAGTCCCGCGGGGCGAGGACGGCACCACCTTGACAGTCGGACGGTTCTGCTCCTTTGCCTCCGGGGTGACGATCCTGACCGGGTTCAATCATCGGACGGATTGGGTTTCGACCTATCCGTTCCAAGTCATGGTGGGCGACAAGATGCGCTTGCCTTACCCATCGGTCTCGAAGGGAGATGTGGTCATCGGGAACGATGTGTGGGTCGGAACCGACGCGCTGATCCTGTCCGGCGTGACCATCGGAAACGGAGCCGTGATCGGGGCGAGAAGCGTGGTTACGAAGAATGTGCCTCCTTACGCAATCGTGGCCGGTTCGCCGGCCCGGGTCGTGAAATATCGATTCGATCAGCAGACGATCGAGGCGTTGTTGGCGATCGCCTGGTGGGATTGGCCGCCGGCGAAGATTGAGGAGGCGCTGCCGCTCCTGATGTCCTCCGACCTGAAGGCCTTTATCCGGCGCTACGGGGTGCCGCAACCGTGA
- a CDS encoding glycosyltransferase family 4 protein, translating into MKLFVLESSTTVGGQELAVILHAEGLRKRGHQVTMILEPGSPIMDMAKREGIPVVGLCMRRWRYPSAILTLRRLLMQERPAIVHVNSSRDSWIGSLAARLVAPRPPVIRTRHISTPLNRNLTTGLLYQRLLDLVIVTGGELTRRGLIERDGLASDRVVAFPIGIDVGVFKPGASTKDLREELGLPRTHLLVGLISYLRSYKGHEYFIDAAARIAARDRDVTFVVVGQGPEEARLRARIQEQGVGHSVRMLGYRDDLLNVFHSLDVFVIPSVEGDTIPQVLMQAMAVGLPVVSTTVGSIPDVVRNGETGFVVPPRDAAALADRIRLLLNDRELRARLGAAGRSLVERHYSLDRMLDELERVYRRAADMAAARS; encoded by the coding sequence ATGAAACTGTTTGTCCTTGAATCGAGCACGACGGTCGGCGGGCAGGAACTGGCCGTGATCCTCCATGCCGAGGGTTTGCGGAAGCGCGGGCATCAGGTCACGATGATCCTGGAGCCAGGCAGCCCGATCATGGATATGGCCAAACGGGAGGGCATTCCCGTCGTGGGGCTCTGCATGAGGCGGTGGCGCTATCCCTCCGCGATCCTGACGCTCCGCCGGCTGTTGATGCAGGAACGGCCGGCCATCGTGCATGTCAACAGCTCGCGGGACAGTTGGATCGGATCGTTGGCCGCCCGGCTGGTGGCGCCGCGCCCGCCGGTCATCAGGACCAGGCATATTTCGACCCCGCTCAACCGCAACCTGACCACCGGGCTTCTGTATCAGCGGCTGCTCGACCTGGTCATCGTCACCGGCGGAGAGCTGACCCGCCGCGGGCTGATTGAGCGGGACGGGCTGGCGTCCGACCGTGTCGTGGCGTTCCCGATCGGCATCGACGTGGGGGTCTTCAAGCCGGGAGCTTCCACGAAGGATCTTCGGGAGGAACTGGGGCTCCCACGGACGCACCTCCTGGTCGGATTGATTTCTTATCTGCGCTCCTATAAAGGACATGAATACTTCATCGATGCGGCGGCCCGGATCGCGGCGCGCGATCGGGATGTCACCTTCGTGGTGGTCGGACAAGGGCCGGAAGAGGCGAGACTGCGGGCGCGCATCCAGGAACAGGGGGTCGGGCATTCGGTGCGGATGCTGGGCTATCGGGACGATCTGTTGAACGTCTTCCACTCGCTCGATGTCTTTGTCATCCCGTCTGTAGAGGGGGACACGATTCCGCAGGTGCTCATGCAGGCGATGGCGGTAGGGCTGCCGGTCGTGTCGACGACGGTGGGTTCCATTCCGGATGTCGTGAGAAACGGAGAAACCGGGTTCGTCGTGCCGCCCCGTGATGCCGCCGCGCTGGCGGACCGGATCCGCCTGTTGTTGAACGACCGCGAGCTGCGGGCGCGGCTGGGCGCGGCGGGGCGATCCCTCGTCGAGCGGCATTATTCCCTGGATCGGATGTTGGACGAGCTGGAGCGGGTGTACCGCCGCGCGGCTGACATGGCCGCTGCCAGGTCATGA
- a CDS encoding class I SAM-dependent methyltransferase → MTRESGRPVVLDLGCGKNKVEGAWGVDVRREPGIHVVADIEHRLPIKTSSVDVVWMRHVIEHVRDLIGLMEEVSRICRPGGKVEIVVPYYTSRGAFRDPTHVRYITEDTFQYFEPPTDYGIRTDFRVERIAYDVRKPFRWLPAYIQKRCRRYLWNVVDNMHVTLRVDKVGTP, encoded by the coding sequence ATGACCAGGGAGAGCGGCAGGCCGGTGGTTCTCGATCTTGGGTGTGGAAAGAACAAAGTCGAGGGAGCCTGGGGAGTCGATGTGCGAAGGGAACCCGGCATTCATGTCGTGGCCGATATCGAGCACCGGCTTCCGATCAAGACCAGCTCGGTCGACGTGGTCTGGATGAGGCATGTGATTGAACATGTGCGCGATCTGATCGGTTTGATGGAGGAGGTCTCCCGCATTTGCCGGCCTGGCGGGAAGGTGGAAATCGTCGTGCCCTACTACACGTCCCGCGGCGCGTTTCGTGATCCCACTCACGTGCGGTACATCACCGAGGATACCTTTCAATACTTCGAGCCCCCGACTGACTATGGAATCAGGACCGATTTCCGGGTTGAGCGGATTGCCTATGATGTGCGCAAGCCGTTCCGGTGGTTGCCGGCCTACATTCAGAAACGGTGCCGCCGCTATCTGTGGAATGTGGTCGATAACATGCATGTCACGCTTCGCGTGGACAAAGTCGGGACGCCCTGA